The Pseudomonas sp. FP2309 genome has a window encoding:
- a CDS encoding YkvA family protein: MKPPFNFTRFLPLAARLLGHGRLPTLLFAVAAKGASQGNRLGTLKDDLKLLQALCLAYWRGEYRAISPKALISVVAGLMYFLSPIDAIPDFIPMFGMLDDIAVLAWVMKALAGELSAFRAWRDAQRPEKLAVVERLPATPALLAKENPQKN, translated from the coding sequence ATGAAACCACCCTTCAATTTCACCCGTTTCCTGCCGCTGGCCGCGCGCTTGCTGGGCCATGGGCGCCTGCCGACGCTGTTGTTTGCAGTGGCCGCCAAAGGCGCGAGCCAGGGCAATCGCCTGGGTACGCTCAAGGATGATCTGAAGTTGCTGCAAGCGTTGTGTCTGGCCTACTGGCGCGGCGAGTATCGGGCGATCAGTCCCAAGGCGCTGATCTCGGTAGTGGCGGGATTGATGTACTTCCTGAGCCCGATTGATGCAATCCCGGACTTTATCCCCATGTTTGGCATGCTCGATGACATCGCCGTGCTGGCATGGGTCATGAAGGCCCTGGCGGGCGAACTGAGCGCGTTTCGCGCGTGGCGTGACGCCCAGCGCCCGGAAAAGCTCGCGGTCGTTGAGCGCCTGCCTGCGACCCCAGCCTTGCTGGCCAAGGAAAACCCGCAAAAAAACTGA
- a CDS encoding multiprotein-bridging factor 1 family protein translates to MDIQIISRNGEPEYAVLPWDQYQALLKAAGQRSPAHTPSPATHAAPTQDLRPLSDLRSLRETKGLAIEALARTVGISPSYLGLIESGERQPDAAIRRSLAWELGIAGWRDES, encoded by the coding sequence ATGGATATTCAGATCATTTCACGCAATGGCGAACCCGAATACGCGGTGTTGCCATGGGACCAGTACCAGGCGCTGCTTAAAGCTGCCGGTCAGCGGTCGCCGGCCCACACTCCTTCTCCTGCCACCCACGCCGCACCCACCCAGGACCTGCGCCCGCTGTCAGACCTGCGCAGCTTGCGTGAGACCAAGGGCCTGGCCATCGAGGCTCTGGCCCGCACCGTGGGCATCAGCCCTTCGTATCTCGGATTGATCGAAAGTGGTGAACGTCAGCCGGATGCCGCGATCCGCCGTAGTCTGGCCTGGGAATTGGGCATTGCAGGTTGGAGGGATGAATCTTGA
- a CDS encoding bifunctional diguanylate cyclase/phosphodiesterase: MTMTEQLNALGSILAQGSLHSLFQPIISLSERRIIGYEALSRGPSNSPLHSPVALFAVANQAGRLSELEMACRKSACRRFSDQKLPGKLFLNISPESLMETAHQPGRTLQLLRDFGIPPSQVVIELTEQTPTDDFDLLQTALHHYRNMGFSIALDDLGAGYSSLRLWSELRPDYVKIDRHFIDGIHQDALKREFVGSILQIAKASRAQVIAEGIELPEELAVLTEMGVDLVQGYLLCRPQEHPPQEARQMLPKPEQTNAALNDEGSDLSALLNEQPAVDQDTATAQVLEAFRRQANLNSLAVLDGRGQPVGIVHRHSLSDALLKPFATDLFARKPISRLMSTDFLAVELSQSLQQVSRLLTSRARQRIEEDFIITLNGDYLGLGRVIDVLKLITELKIQQARYANPLTLLPGNVPIQQCLTRLLQQQRESVICYVDIDSFKPFNDIYGYGRGDEVLLCLAQCLNDRVDPSRDFVGHIGGDDFLLVLGPQDWRKRLNQLLDDFHTQCRRFYRAEHVEAGCFVALNRQGLRQEFALLSLSIGVVHLYPQACGQLDASQLAELASQAKHHAKNVAGYSIHVINSMDALTQAL; the protein is encoded by the coding sequence ATGACCATGACCGAACAGCTGAATGCACTGGGCTCTATCCTGGCTCAAGGCAGCTTGCACAGCCTGTTCCAACCGATCATCAGCCTGTCCGAACGACGCATTATTGGCTACGAAGCCCTTAGCCGTGGCCCGTCCAACAGTCCGCTGCACTCTCCGGTCGCCCTGTTCGCCGTGGCTAATCAGGCCGGGCGTCTGAGCGAATTGGAGATGGCCTGTCGCAAAAGTGCCTGTCGGCGCTTCAGCGACCAGAAGTTACCCGGCAAGCTGTTCCTGAATATCTCGCCGGAATCCCTGATGGAAACGGCGCACCAACCGGGGCGCACCCTGCAACTGCTGCGCGACTTCGGCATACCGCCGAGCCAGGTCGTGATCGAACTCACCGAACAAACCCCCACCGACGATTTCGACCTGCTGCAAACCGCCCTGCATCACTACCGCAACATGGGTTTTTCGATCGCCCTTGATGACCTCGGTGCCGGCTATTCCAGCCTGCGCTTATGGTCGGAGTTGCGCCCGGATTACGTGAAAATCGACCGGCACTTTATCGACGGCATTCATCAGGACGCACTCAAGCGTGAGTTTGTCGGCTCGATCCTGCAAATCGCCAAAGCGTCACGTGCTCAAGTGATTGCCGAAGGCATCGAATTGCCCGAGGAACTCGCGGTGTTGACCGAAATGGGCGTGGACCTGGTCCAGGGTTACCTGCTCTGTCGTCCGCAGGAGCATCCACCGCAGGAAGCACGCCAGATGCTGCCCAAGCCGGAGCAAACCAACGCGGCCCTCAACGATGAAGGCAGCGACCTAAGCGCCCTGCTCAACGAGCAACCGGCGGTGGACCAGGACACGGCCACCGCACAAGTGCTTGAGGCATTCCGCCGTCAGGCCAACCTCAACTCCCTCGCGGTATTGGATGGTCGCGGCCAGCCGGTGGGCATCGTCCATCGGCATTCGCTGTCAGACGCGCTGCTCAAACCGTTTGCCACCGACCTGTTCGCGCGTAAGCCCATCAGTCGCCTGATGAGCACCGACTTTCTGGCGGTGGAGCTGAGTCAATCGCTGCAACAGGTCAGCCGCCTGCTCACCAGCCGCGCGCGGCAACGTATCGAAGAAGATTTCATCATCACCCTCAATGGCGATTACCTGGGCCTGGGCCGGGTGATCGACGTACTCAAGCTGATCACCGAGCTGAAAATCCAACAGGCGCGCTATGCCAACCCGTTGACCCTGTTGCCCGGCAATGTGCCGATTCAACAATGCCTGACGCGACTGCTGCAGCAACAACGCGAGTCGGTGATCTGCTACGTGGATATCGACAGCTTCAAGCCGTTCAACGACATTTACGGCTACGGGCGCGGGGATGAGGTGTTGCTGTGTCTGGCGCAATGCCTGAATGACCGGGTAGACCCCAGCCGCGACTTCGTGGGGCATATCGGCGGCGATGATTTTTTGCTGGTGCTCGGGCCACAGGACTGGCGCAAACGGCTCAATCAGCTGCTGGACGACTTCCACACCCAGTGCCGACGCTTCTATCGCGCCGAACACGTTGAAGCTGGCTGTTTTGTGGCGCTGAACCGTCAGGGCCTGCGTCAAGAGTTCGCGCTGCTGTCGCTATCGATCGGGGTGGTGCACTTATATCCACAGGCCTGTGGACAACTCGATGCCAGCCAATTGGCGGAATTGGCGTCGCAGGCCAAGCATCATGCAAAGAATGTGGCCGGTTACAGCATCCATGTGATCAACAGCATGGACGCGCTGACCCAGGCGCTTTAA
- a CDS encoding carboxy terminal-processing peptidase, producing MKHLFPSTALAFFIGLGFASMSTNTFAANSWDNLQPDRDEVIASLNVVELLKRHHYSKPPLDDARSVIIYDSYLKLLDPSRSYFLASDIAEFDKWKTQFDDFLKSGDLQPGFTIYKRYLDRVKARLDFALAELDKGVDKLDFTQKETLLVDRKDAPWLTSTAALDDLWRKRVKDEVLRLKIAGKEPKAIQELLTKRYKNQLARLDQTRAEDIFQAYINTFAMSYDPHTNYLSPDNAENFDINMSLSLEGIGAVLQSDNDQVKIVRLVPAGPADKTKQVAPADKIIGVAQGDKEMVDVVGWRLDEVVKLIRGPKGSVVRLEVIPHTNAPNDQTSKIVSITREAVKLEDQAVQKKVLNLKQDGKDYKLGVIEIPAFYLDFKAFRAGDPDYKSTTRDVKKILTELQKEKVDGVVIDLRNNGGGSLQEATELTSLFIDKGPTVLVRNADGRVDVLEDENPGAFYKGPMALLVNRLSASASEIFAGAMQDYHRALIIGGQTFGKGTVQTIQPLNHGELKLTLAKFYRVSGQSTQHQGVLPDIDFPSIIDTKEIGESALPEAMPWDTIRPAIKPASDPFKPFLAQLKADHDTRSAKDAEFVFIRDKLALAKKLMEEKTVSLNEVDRRKQHTDIENKQLVLENIRRKAKGEDPLKELKKEDEDALPTEADKTKPEDDAYLAETGRILLDYLKVTKQVAKQ from the coding sequence ATGAAGCATCTGTTCCCCAGCACCGCCCTCGCTTTTTTCATTGGTCTCGGCTTCGCGTCGATGTCGACCAATACGTTCGCAGCCAACAGCTGGGACAACCTTCAGCCTGACCGCGATGAGGTGATTGCCAGCCTCAACGTCGTTGAGTTGCTCAAGCGCCACCACTACAGTAAGCCGCCGCTGGACGACGCCCGTTCGGTGATCATCTACGACAGCTACCTCAAGCTGCTGGACCCCTCGCGCAGCTATTTCCTGGCCAGCGATATCGCTGAGTTCGACAAGTGGAAGACCCAGTTCGACGACTTCCTCAAAAGCGGCGACCTGCAGCCTGGCTTCACCATCTACAAGCGTTACCTGGATCGCGTCAAAGCGCGGCTGGACTTCGCTCTGGCTGAGCTGGACAAAGGTGTCGACAAACTCGACTTCACCCAGAAGGAAACCCTTCTGGTGGACCGCAAGGACGCCCCTTGGCTGACCAGCACCGCCGCCCTCGACGACCTGTGGCGCAAACGCGTCAAGGACGAAGTGCTGCGCCTGAAGATCGCCGGCAAAGAGCCCAAGGCCATCCAGGAACTGTTGACCAAGCGCTACAAGAATCAACTGGCACGTCTGGACCAGACTCGTGCCGAAGATATCTTCCAGGCCTACATCAACACCTTCGCGATGTCCTACGATCCGCATACCAATTATCTGTCGCCGGATAACGCGGAAAATTTCGATATCAACATGAGTCTGTCGTTGGAAGGCATCGGTGCCGTCCTGCAAAGCGACAATGACCAGGTCAAGATCGTGCGCCTGGTGCCGGCAGGTCCGGCCGACAAGACCAAACAGGTCGCGCCGGCCGACAAGATCATCGGCGTGGCCCAGGGCGACAAAGAGATGGTTGATGTGGTCGGCTGGCGCCTGGACGAAGTGGTCAAGCTGATCCGCGGACCAAAAGGCAGTGTGGTGCGCCTGGAAGTGATTCCGCACACCAATGCGCCGAACGATCAGACCAGCAAGATCGTGTCGATCACCCGTGAAGCGGTGAAGCTCGAAGACCAGGCCGTGCAGAAGAAAGTCCTCAACCTCAAGCAGGATGGCAAGGACTACAAGCTGGGAGTGATTGAGATCCCGGCCTTCTACCTGGACTTCAAGGCTTTCCGTGCGGGCGATCCGGACTACAAGTCCACCACCCGCGACGTGAAAAAAATCCTGACCGAGCTGCAGAAGGAAAAAGTCGACGGCGTGGTCATCGACCTGCGCAACAACGGCGGCGGTTCCCTGCAGGAAGCCACCGAGCTGACCAGCCTGTTTATCGACAAAGGCCCGACCGTGTTGGTACGCAACGCTGACGGCCGTGTCGATGTGCTTGAGGATGAGAACCCAGGTGCCTTCTACAAAGGCCCGATGGCGTTGCTGGTCAACCGCCTCTCGGCCTCGGCATCGGAGATCTTCGCCGGTGCGATGCAGGACTATCACCGTGCGCTGATCATCGGCGGCCAGACCTTCGGCAAAGGCACCGTGCAGACCATTCAGCCGTTGAACCATGGCGAGCTCAAGCTGACGCTGGCCAAGTTCTACCGGGTTTCCGGGCAGAGCACCCAGCATCAGGGCGTACTGCCGGACATCGATTTCCCGTCGATCATCGACACTAAGGAAATCGGCGAAAGCGCCCTGCCGGAAGCCATGCCATGGGACACCATCCGCCCTGCGATCAAGCCGGCGTCGGATCCGTTCAAGCCATTCCTGGCGCAGTTGAAGGCTGACCACGATACCCGCTCCGCCAAGGACGCCGAGTTCGTGTTTATCCGCGACAAGCTGGCCCTGGCCAAGAAGCTGATGGAAGAAAAAACCGTCAGCCTCAACGAAGTGGACCGCCGCAAGCAGCACACCGACATCGAGAACAAGCAACTGGTGCTGGAGAACATCCGCCGCAAGGCCAAGGGTGAAGATCCGCTCAAGGAGCTGAAAAAAGAAGATGAAGATGCGCTGCCAACCGAGGCCGATAAAACCAAGCCGGAAGATGACGCGTACCTGGCCGAGACAGGCCGGATCCTGCTGGACTACCTCAAAGTCACCAAACAGGTCGCCAAGCAGTAG
- a CDS encoding zinc-binding dehydrogenase, whose translation MKALQGVEGHVEWLEEPSPTCDVGQVRIRVAAAGLNRADLLQRAGLYPPPPGASHVLGLECSGVISEVGAGVSWQVGDRVCALLAGGGMAEEVVVDARHVLPVPEGVSLVEAAALPEVYSTAWLNLFQLAGVKPGEKVLLHAGASGVGSAAIQLCKAFGSPCWVTVGSAERLAYCEDLGAQGGVVRTDGIEGLRDFGPFDVILDPVGGDYAALDLKLLALDGRWVLIGLMGGREAQLDLAQVLGKRIQLLGSTLRSRSDQFKADLLCDLRQQVWPLFAEGRLSPQLARTFAIKDAEPAFAELATNQISGKLVLVIDESLT comes from the coding sequence GTGAAAGCATTGCAAGGCGTTGAAGGTCATGTGGAGTGGTTGGAAGAACCAAGTCCTACATGTGATGTGGGCCAAGTTCGCATCCGGGTGGCGGCAGCGGGCCTCAACCGCGCCGATTTATTGCAGCGTGCGGGGCTCTATCCGCCACCGCCTGGTGCGAGCCATGTGCTGGGCCTGGAGTGTTCCGGGGTGATCAGCGAAGTGGGCGCGGGCGTGTCCTGGCAGGTCGGGGATCGCGTCTGCGCACTGCTGGCGGGTGGCGGCATGGCCGAAGAAGTGGTGGTGGATGCGCGGCACGTGCTGCCGGTCCCCGAAGGCGTGTCGCTGGTCGAGGCGGCGGCATTGCCTGAGGTATACAGCACGGCGTGGCTCAATCTGTTTCAACTGGCGGGCGTCAAGCCGGGTGAGAAGGTGTTGTTGCATGCCGGCGCCAGTGGTGTGGGCTCGGCCGCTATCCAGCTGTGCAAGGCATTTGGCAGCCCGTGCTGGGTCACTGTCGGCTCGGCAGAACGCCTGGCGTATTGCGAAGACTTGGGCGCCCAGGGCGGCGTGGTACGAACTGATGGTATCGAAGGGCTGCGCGACTTTGGGCCGTTCGACGTGATTCTCGACCCTGTGGGTGGCGACTATGCGGCGCTGGACCTCAAGCTGCTGGCGTTGGATGGACGTTGGGTGCTGATTGGGTTGATGGGCGGTCGCGAGGCGCAGTTGGACTTGGCCCAGGTGCTGGGCAAGCGTATTCAGTTGTTGGGCTCGACCCTGCGCAGCCGTAGTGATCAGTTCAAGGCGGACCTGCTCTGCGACCTGCGCCAGCAAGTCTGGCCCTTGTTTGCCGAGGGGCGCCTGAGCCCGCAGTTGGCCAGGACCTTCGCGATCAAGGACGCCGAGCCAGCGTTTGCCGAGCTGGCGACCAATCAGATTTCAGGGAAGTTGGTTTTGGTGATTGACGAAAGCCTCACCTGA
- a CDS encoding HAD family phosphatase, producing MALVIFDLDDTLIHGDCATLWSEQMGRLGWVDPESFMRTNNELMDAYSQGKLRMEDFMDFSLEPMIGRTPEEIEHLVEPWVEDVIEPLIYSDATKTIARHRANGDRILVISASGTHLVKPIAARIGIDEVLGIELDVGHGVYSGKTAGVLTYREGKITRLLEWLAQEGETLEGAYFYSDSRNDLPLLQKVDHPQVVNPDPVLREHAEKTGWPIHHWA from the coding sequence ATGGCATTGGTAATTTTTGATCTGGACGACACCCTGATCCACGGCGACTGCGCGACCCTGTGGAGCGAGCAGATGGGCCGTCTGGGCTGGGTCGACCCGGAATCGTTCATGCGCACCAACAACGAGCTGATGGATGCCTACAGCCAGGGCAAGCTTCGCATGGAAGACTTCATGGACTTCAGCCTGGAGCCGATGATCGGCCGCACACCGGAGGAGATCGAGCACCTGGTGGAGCCGTGGGTGGAGGACGTGATTGAGCCGCTGATCTACAGCGATGCCACTAAAACCATCGCTCGCCACCGTGCAAACGGTGACCGGATTCTGGTGATTTCGGCCTCGGGCACTCACCTGGTGAAGCCGATTGCCGCACGCATCGGTATCGATGAAGTGCTGGGGATCGAGTTGGACGTGGGCCATGGCGTTTACAGCGGCAAAACAGCCGGTGTGCTCACCTATCGTGAAGGCAAGATCACCCGCTTGCTGGAGTGGCTGGCGCAGGAAGGTGAGACGCTTGAGGGCGCGTATTTCTACTCGGACTCACGGAATGACCTGCCGCTGCTGCAGAAAGTGGATCACCCGCAGGTGGTAAACCCGGACCCGGTATTGCGCGAACACGCCGAAAAGACTGGTTGGCCGATCCACCACTGGGCCTGA
- a CDS encoding ABC transporter ATP-binding protein, translated as MSFVSVQHLQKGYAGTPVFSDINCEIAKGEFVTLLGPSGCGKSTLLRCIAGLTSVDSGKILLDGQDIVPLSPQKRNIGMVFQSYALFPNMTVEQNVAFGLRMQKVNADDSHERVQQVLQLVELKDLAARYPHQMSGGQCQRVALARSLVTRPRLLLLDEPLSALDARIRKHLREQIRQIQRELGLTTIFVTHDQEEALTMSDRIFLMNQGKIVQSGDAETLYTAPIDVFAAGFIGNYNLLDADKASQLLQRPISGRIAIRPEAIELSRSGELDALVRSHSLLGNVIRYRIETRGVELVVDVLNRSADDLHPDGQRLALSIDPSALCEVA; from the coding sequence ATGAGCTTCGTCAGCGTCCAACATCTGCAAAAGGGCTACGCCGGCACACCGGTGTTCAGTGACATCAACTGCGAAATCGCCAAGGGCGAGTTCGTCACCCTCCTCGGCCCCTCCGGTTGTGGCAAGTCGACCTTGCTGCGCTGCATCGCCGGGCTGACCTCGGTGGACAGCGGGAAAATTCTGCTGGATGGTCAGGACATCGTTCCCCTGAGCCCACAGAAGCGCAACATCGGCATGGTGTTTCAGAGCTATGCGCTGTTCCCCAATATGACGGTGGAACAGAACGTCGCCTTCGGCCTGCGCATGCAAAAGGTCAACGCCGACGACAGCCACGAACGTGTGCAGCAAGTGCTGCAACTGGTGGAGCTCAAAGACCTGGCCGCGCGTTACCCGCACCAGATGTCCGGCGGCCAGTGCCAACGCGTGGCCCTGGCCCGCTCCCTGGTCACGCGCCCGCGCCTGTTGCTGCTGGATGAACCGCTGTCGGCCCTGGACGCGCGCATTCGCAAGCATCTGCGCGAACAGATCCGCCAGATTCAACGCGAGCTGGGCCTGACCACGATTTTCGTGACCCATGATCAGGAAGAAGCGCTGACCATGTCCGACCGCATCTTCCTGATGAATCAGGGCAAGATCGTACAAAGCGGCGATGCCGAAACGCTCTACACCGCGCCGATTGACGTATTTGCCGCCGGCTTCATCGGCAACTACAACCTGCTGGATGCCGACAAAGCCAGCCAACTGCTGCAACGCCCGATCAGCGGGCGCATCGCCATTCGGCCGGAAGCCATCGAGCTGAGCCGCAGTGGCGAACTGGACGCGCTGGTCCGCAGCCACAGCCTGCTGGGTAACGTGATCCGCTATCGCATTGAAACCCGCGGGGTGGAATTGGTGGTGGACGTGCTCAACCGCTCGGCCGACGACCTGCACCCGGACGGCCAGCGCCTGGCACTTTCCATCGACCCCAGTGCGCTGTGTGAAGTAGCCTGA
- a CDS encoding ABC transporter permease: protein MSRAEAGSASLYHRVVVYMLFAILVLPLVGTFVYSIASSWSATILPAGFTVKWYVQLWSDPRFLMAFGQSLLVCVGALILSVVLILPLLFVVHYHFPRLDALMNILILLPFAVPPVVSSVGLLQLYGSGPLAMVGTPWILIGCYFTVALPFMYRAITNNLQAINLRDLMDASQLLGASTWQAAIFVVLPNLRKGLMVALLLSFSFLFGEFVFANILVGTRYETLQVYLNNMRNSSGHFTSAVVISYFFFVLVLTWAANILNKDKSQ from the coding sequence ATGTCTCGCGCTGAAGCCGGTTCGGCCTCCCTCTACCACCGCGTGGTGGTGTACATGCTGTTTGCGATCCTGGTGTTGCCGCTGGTGGGCACCTTCGTCTACTCCATCGCCAGCAGTTGGTCGGCGACCATTCTGCCGGCCGGCTTCACGGTCAAGTGGTATGTACAGCTGTGGAGCGACCCGCGCTTTCTAATGGCCTTCGGTCAATCGTTGCTGGTGTGCGTGGGCGCGCTGATCCTGTCGGTGGTGCTGATCCTGCCGCTGCTGTTCGTGGTGCATTACCACTTCCCCAGGCTCGACGCGCTGATGAACATCCTGATCCTGCTGCCGTTCGCTGTACCGCCGGTGGTGTCATCGGTGGGCCTGTTGCAACTGTATGGTTCCGGGCCGCTGGCGATGGTCGGGACGCCGTGGATCCTGATCGGTTGCTACTTCACCGTGGCGCTGCCATTCATGTACCGAGCCATCACCAACAACCTGCAAGCCATCAACCTGCGCGACCTGATGGACGCCTCGCAACTGCTGGGCGCCAGCACCTGGCAAGCGGCGATCTTCGTCGTGCTGCCCAACTTGCGCAAAGGCTTGATGGTGGCGCTGCTGCTGTCGTTCTCATTCCTGTTCGGTGAGTTCGTGTTTGCCAACATTCTGGTAGGCACCCGCTACGAGACCCTGCAGGTGTACCTCAACAACATGCGCAACAGCAGCGGCCACTTCACCAGTGCCGTGGTCATTTCCTATTTCTTCTTTGTGCTGGTGCTGACCTGGGCCGCCAATATCTTGAACAAGGACAAAAGCCAATGA
- a CDS encoding ABC transporter permease subunit has translation MTRGKWLALLCLVPFALFFIVFEIAPLVWVLVNSLQTEEAGWGVENFMRIFSSRFYLQAIQFSLEISFYSSIFGIIIATLGSYSLRRVDGPLRNFVTAFANMTSNFAGVPLAFAFIILLGFNGSITIMLKQAGIIQDFNLYSKTGLIILYTYFQIPLGVLLLYPAFDALREDWRESAALLGANGWQFWRHIGLPVLTPALLGTFVILLANALGAYATVYALTTGNFNVLPIRIAGLVSGDVSLDPNMASALAVVLVALMTVVTVVHQLLLKRSYHVSR, from the coding sequence ATGACTCGCGGCAAATGGCTGGCCCTGCTGTGCCTGGTGCCCTTCGCGTTGTTTTTTATCGTGTTCGAAATCGCCCCGCTGGTGTGGGTGCTGGTCAACAGCCTGCAAACCGAAGAGGCGGGCTGGGGCGTGGAAAATTTCATGCGCATCTTCAGCTCCAGGTTCTACCTGCAAGCGATCCAATTCAGCCTGGAGATCAGCTTTTACTCGAGCATCTTCGGCATCATCATCGCCACCCTGGGCAGTTATTCGCTGCGCCGCGTGGACGGACCGCTGCGCAACTTCGTGACCGCCTTCGCCAACATGACCAGCAACTTCGCCGGCGTGCCGCTGGCCTTTGCGTTCATCATTTTGCTGGGGTTCAACGGCAGCATCACCATCATGCTCAAGCAGGCGGGGATCATTCAGGACTTCAACCTGTACTCCAAAACCGGCCTGATCATCCTCTACACCTACTTCCAGATTCCGTTGGGCGTTCTGCTGCTGTACCCGGCCTTCGATGCCTTGCGCGAAGACTGGCGTGAGTCGGCGGCACTGCTCGGCGCGAACGGCTGGCAGTTCTGGCGACATATCGGCCTGCCGGTACTGACGCCGGCGCTGCTGGGCACCTTCGTGATCCTGCTGGCCAACGCCCTGGGCGCCTACGCCACTGTCTACGCGCTGACCACCGGCAACTTCAACGTGCTGCCGATCCGCATCGCGGGACTGGTCTCCGGTGATGTGTCGCTGGACCCGAACATGGCCAGTGCGCTGGCCGTGGTGCTGGTGGCGCTGATGACCGTGGTGACGGTGGTCCATCAACTGCTGCTCAAGAGGAGCTACCATGTCTCGCGCTGA
- a CDS encoding alkaline phosphatase family protein, whose protein sequence is MKYPVILVVLDGLNFEVAKHAMGHLQAYVGAGRAALYKLECELPSLSRPLYECILTGVPPIKSGIVHNQVSRLSNQRSIFHYACDAGLTTAAAAYHWVSELYNRTPFLAARDRHTDDKTLAIQHGHFYWNDHYPDSHLFADAESLRLKHAPDFLVVHPMNIDDAGHKHGLDTAQYRNSARSADILLADYLQGWLDAGYQVLVTADHGMNNDRSHNGLLPEEREVPLFVLGAAFSLDANAAPKQTDLCGTVCELLGVPHDKPVCRELLK, encoded by the coding sequence ATGAAGTACCCAGTCATCCTTGTCGTGCTCGACGGCCTGAACTTCGAGGTTGCGAAGCACGCCATGGGGCACTTGCAGGCCTATGTCGGCGCAGGACGCGCAGCCCTCTACAAACTGGAATGTGAACTGCCCTCGCTGTCCCGCCCATTGTATGAATGCATCCTTACCGGCGTGCCTCCGATCAAAAGCGGCATCGTGCATAACCAGGTTTCGCGCCTGTCCAACCAGCGCAGCATTTTCCACTACGCGTGCGATGCAGGCCTGACCACGGCCGCGGCGGCTTACCACTGGGTGAGCGAGTTGTATAACCGCACGCCCTTTCTCGCCGCCCGCGATCGTCATACCGACGACAAGACGCTGGCAATCCAACACGGGCATTTCTACTGGAATGACCACTACCCGGACTCCCACCTGTTTGCCGACGCCGAGAGCCTTCGGCTCAAGCACGCGCCAGACTTTTTGGTGGTGCACCCGATGAACATTGACGACGCCGGCCACAAGCACGGCCTCGATACCGCCCAGTACCGCAACAGCGCGCGCTCGGCCGACATCCTCCTCGCCGACTACCTGCAAGGCTGGCTCGATGCTGGCTATCAAGTGTTGGTGACCGCCGACCACGGCATGAACAATGACCGCTCCCACAACGGCCTGCTGCCCGAAGAACGGGAAGTACCGTTGTTCGTGCTCGGCGCTGCGTTCAGCCTGGATGCCAACGCCGCGCCCAAACAGACCGACCTGTGCGGCACCGTGTGTGAACTGTTGGGCGTGCCTCACGACAAACCTGTGTGCCGGGAGCTATTGAAGTGA